A genomic window from Silene latifolia isolate original U9 population chromosome 11, ASM4854445v1, whole genome shotgun sequence includes:
- the LOC141611169 gene encoding uncharacterized protein LOC141611169 isoform X6: MDADAKQDSLNCQEQVYVKELKDAVYDADDVLDEFLTLAKQKQLRGNKANSGKKRPSIDAKTPRPRRQGNLHLRKQRMGMSDSDDDVEDGDEKPANVNTGKKRPSTDAKTPRPRRQGNLHLRKQENDGVKALLAINNKTRKENSIEDLSDEILLEILSRLPRYVTALRCKTVSKRWCSLISDPSFPDQGFSIHQEQEQQEQQPWTSLEIHDYHLIMTIVAPPFCESLLWSPSFSLNLLPNSNEIHSTFRDLVLYSKHEGSKDVGQYYVSNLLTKQWITLPPFPTNETPSWAGLVGRKKGADFRVVVAHYSVSSKLYDDEHPLKFDNLFIYLSESGEWKRVTVEVATHPDFFGYGSICGPRFSNACAVVCKSMVCFCWLGYFGALDPFQVTPTSDRTLTATKLPSPPVSGGKLLESCGKLISMSTSLSLNGSNGNHGDITVGYPFLVWKLDLKFLESIENRKNNVVEWELVSKLEGCIADQGSLIEQVIRGFGYEFLKSFDVHPNKEHLVYLTMSSMHGERGRLLFICDTRLKCLKVLPQLQPCCKFFLPCHSLLQGWPTPISIPEHHR, from the exons ATGGACGCTGATGCCAAGCAGGACTCGCTTAACTGCCAGGAGCAGGTGTACGTCAAAGAGCTCAAAGATGCTGTTTACGACGCAGATGATGTGTTAGATGAGTTCCTCACCCTTGCCAAGCAGAAGCAACTTAGAGGCAACAAG GCTAATAGTGGTAAGAAAAGACCCAGTATTGATGCAAAGACACCGCGTCCGAGAAGGCAAGGAAACCTACACCTCAGGAAACAG AGGATGGGCATGAGCGACAGCGACGATGATGTTGAGGATGGAGATGAGAAACCAGCCAAT GTTAATACTGGTAAGAAAAGACCCAGTACTGATGCAAAGACACCGCGTCCGAGAAGGCAAGGAAACCTACACCTCAGGAAACAG GAGAATGATGGAGTCAAAGCATTATTAGCAATCAACAACAAAACTAGGAAAGAAAACTCAATCGAAGATCTGAGCGATGAAATACTGCTTGAGATCTTATCCAGGTTGCCTCGTTATGTCACCGCACTTCGCTGCAAAACCGTGTCCAAACGCTGGTGCTCTTTAATCTCCGACCCCTCCTTTCCTGATCAAGGCTTCTCAATCCACCAAGAACAAGAACAACAGGAACAACAACCATGGACGTCATTAGAGATTCATGATTATCATCTTATAATGACCATCGTTGCACCACCGTTTTGCGAAAGTCTGCTTTGGTCTCCGTCTTTTTCTCTAAACCTCCTTCCGAATTCCAACGAAATCCATTCTACTTTTAGAGACCTGGTTTTGTACAGTAAACACGAGGGCTCAAAGGACGTAGGTCAGTACTACGTCAGCAACTTATTAACGAAACAATGGATTACTCTTCCTCCTTTTCCAACCAACGAAACACCCTCATGGGCCGGTCTAGTTGGCCGAAAAAAAGGGGCCGACTTTAGAGTTGTCGTTGCTCATTATTCCGTCTCTTCTAAACTTTATGATGACGAACATCCTTTAAAATTTGATAACCTGTTTATATACTTATCAGAGTCCGGGGAATGGAAAAGAGTAACTGTTGAAGTCGCTACCCACCCCGATTTTTTCGGTTATGGTAGTATTTGTGGTCCACGTTTCAGCAACGCATGCGCAGTCGTTTGTAAGAGTATGGTGTGCTTTTGTTGGTTAGGGTATTTTGGTGCCTTGGATCCGTTCCAAGTGACTCCTACTTCTGACAGGACTTTGACGGCAACGAAACTGCCATCCCCTCCAGTATCCGGAGGAAAATTACTAGAAAGCTGTGGAAAATTAATATCAATGAGTACTTCGCTTTCCCTCAACGGGTCAAATGGAAATCACGGTGACATTACCGTGGGATATCCATTTCTTGTGTGGAAACTTGATCTGAAATTCCTCGAGTCGATTGAAAATAGGAAAAATAATGTTGTTGAGTGGGAACTTGTATCGAAACttgaaggttgtattgctgatcAAGGATCATTGATAGAACAAGTCATTAGAGGCTTTGGATATGAATTCCTCAAATCGTTCGACGTGCACCCAAATAAAGAGCACTTGGTATACTTAACAATGTCGTCAATGCATGGTGAACGTGGTCGGTTATTGTTCATTTGCGATACTAGGCTAAAATGCTTGAAGGTTTTGCCACAATTACAGCCGTGCTGTAAGTTTTTTTTACCTTGTCATAGCCTTCTCCAAGGTTGGCCTACGCCTATTTCAATTCCAGAGCATCATCGGTAA
- the LOC141611169 gene encoding uncharacterized protein LOC141611169 isoform X7: MPSKLQGEGISSTFHRFSDEETEDVPIAKANSGKKRPSIDAKTPRPRRQGNLHLRKQRMGMSDSDDDVEDGDEKPANVNTGKKRPSTDAKTPRPRRQGNLHLRKQENDGVKALLAINNKTRKENSIEDLSDEILLEILSRLPRYVTALRCKTVSKRWCSLISDPSFPDQGFSIHQEQEQQEQQPWTSLEIHDYHLIMTIVAPPFCESLLWSPSFSLNLLPNSNEIHSTFRDLVLYSKHEGSKDVGQYYVSNLLTKQWITLPPFPTNETPSWAGLVGRKKGADFRVVVAHYSVSSKLYDDEHPLKFDNLFIYLSESGEWKRVTVEVATHPDFFGYGSICGPRFSNACAVVCKSMVCFCWLGYFGALDPFQVTPTSDRTLTATKLPSPPVSGGKLLESCGKLISMSTSLSLNGSNGNHGDITVGYPFLVWKLDLKFLESIENRKNNVVEWELVSKLEGCIADQGSLIEQVIRGFGYEFLKSFDVHPNKEHLVYLTMSSMHGERGRLLFICDTRLKCLKVLPQLQPCCKFFLPCHSLLQGWPTPISIPEHHR, from the exons ATGCCAAGTAAGCTTCAAGGGGAGGGTATATCATCCACATTTCACAG GTTTTCTGATGAGGAAACGGAGGATGTTCCAATTGCTAAG GCTAATAGTGGTAAGAAAAGACCCAGTATTGATGCAAAGACACCGCGTCCGAGAAGGCAAGGAAACCTACACCTCAGGAAACAG AGGATGGGCATGAGCGACAGCGACGATGATGTTGAGGATGGAGATGAGAAACCAGCCAAT GTTAATACTGGTAAGAAAAGACCCAGTACTGATGCAAAGACACCGCGTCCGAGAAGGCAAGGAAACCTACACCTCAGGAAACAG GAGAATGATGGAGTCAAAGCATTATTAGCAATCAACAACAAAACTAGGAAAGAAAACTCAATCGAAGATCTGAGCGATGAAATACTGCTTGAGATCTTATCCAGGTTGCCTCGTTATGTCACCGCACTTCGCTGCAAAACCGTGTCCAAACGCTGGTGCTCTTTAATCTCCGACCCCTCCTTTCCTGATCAAGGCTTCTCAATCCACCAAGAACAAGAACAACAGGAACAACAACCATGGACGTCATTAGAGATTCATGATTATCATCTTATAATGACCATCGTTGCACCACCGTTTTGCGAAAGTCTGCTTTGGTCTCCGTCTTTTTCTCTAAACCTCCTTCCGAATTCCAACGAAATCCATTCTACTTTTAGAGACCTGGTTTTGTACAGTAAACACGAGGGCTCAAAGGACGTAGGTCAGTACTACGTCAGCAACTTATTAACGAAACAATGGATTACTCTTCCTCCTTTTCCAACCAACGAAACACCCTCATGGGCCGGTCTAGTTGGCCGAAAAAAAGGGGCCGACTTTAGAGTTGTCGTTGCTCATTATTCCGTCTCTTCTAAACTTTATGATGACGAACATCCTTTAAAATTTGATAACCTGTTTATATACTTATCAGAGTCCGGGGAATGGAAAAGAGTAACTGTTGAAGTCGCTACCCACCCCGATTTTTTCGGTTATGGTAGTATTTGTGGTCCACGTTTCAGCAACGCATGCGCAGTCGTTTGTAAGAGTATGGTGTGCTTTTGTTGGTTAGGGTATTTTGGTGCCTTGGATCCGTTCCAAGTGACTCCTACTTCTGACAGGACTTTGACGGCAACGAAACTGCCATCCCCTCCAGTATCCGGAGGAAAATTACTAGAAAGCTGTGGAAAATTAATATCAATGAGTACTTCGCTTTCCCTCAACGGGTCAAATGGAAATCACGGTGACATTACCGTGGGATATCCATTTCTTGTGTGGAAACTTGATCTGAAATTCCTCGAGTCGATTGAAAATAGGAAAAATAATGTTGTTGAGTGGGAACTTGTATCGAAACttgaaggttgtattgctgatcAAGGATCATTGATAGAACAAGTCATTAGAGGCTTTGGATATGAATTCCTCAAATCGTTCGACGTGCACCCAAATAAAGAGCACTTGGTATACTTAACAATGTCGTCAATGCATGGTGAACGTGGTCGGTTATTGTTCATTTGCGATACTAGGCTAAAATGCTTGAAGGTTTTGCCACAATTACAGCCGTGCTGTAAGTTTTTTTTACCTTGTCATAGCCTTCTCCAAGGTTGGCCTACGCCTATTTCAATTCCAGAGCATCATCGGTAA
- the LOC141611169 gene encoding uncharacterized protein LOC141611169 isoform X2, producing the protein MDLSTTLSLVQTILAAIQTLGQLQAVCSVSNCKSELDDLQNTVQTVRAVLEDADAKQDLLSSQDKNYIQELKDAVYDADDVFDEFLTLSKQKQLKHNKDLDLWKCSDSLIERCQQPTVLCTLYNCTLRMGMSDSDDDVEDGDEKPANVNTGKKRPSTDAKTPRPRRQGNLHLRKQENDGVKALLAINNKTRKENSIEDLSDEILLEILSRLPRYVTALRCKTVSKRWCSLISDPSFPDQGFSIHQEQEQQEQQPWTSLEIHDYHLIMTIVAPPFCESLLWSPSFSLNLLPNSNEIHSTFRDLVLYSKHEGSKDVGQYYVSNLLTKQWITLPPFPTNETPSWAGLVGRKKGADFRVVVAHYSVSSKLYDDEHPLKFDNLFIYLSESGEWKRVTVEVATHPDFFGYGSICGPRFSNACAVVCKSMVCFCWLGYFGALDPFQVTPTSDRTLTATKLPSPPVSGGKLLESCGKLISMSTSLSLNGSNGNHGDITVGYPFLVWKLDLKFLESIENRKNNVVEWELVSKLEGCIADQGSLIEQVIRGFGYEFLKSFDVHPNKEHLVYLTMSSMHGERGRLLFICDTRLKCLKVLPQLQPCCKFFLPCHSLLQGWPTPISIPEHHR; encoded by the exons ATGGACTTGTCAACAACGCTGTCATTAGTTCAAACTATACTTGCTGCTATCCAAACTTTGGGTCAGCTGCAAGCGGTGTGCTCCGTTTCTAATTGCAAATCCGAGCTTGATGACCTTCAAAACACCGTCCAAACCGTCAGAGCTGTTCTTGAGGATGCTGATGCCAAGCAGGATTTGCTCAGCAGCCAGGACAAGAATTACATCCAAGAACTCAAAGATGCTGTTTACGATGCGGACGATGTTTTCGATGAGTTCCTAACTCTTTCCAAGCAGAAGCAACTCAAACACAACAAG GATCTCGACTTGTGGAAGTGTTCCGACAGTCTAATTGAAAGATGCCAACAACCAACTGTACTTTGTACATTATACAACTGTACTCTT AGGATGGGCATGAGCGACAGCGACGATGATGTTGAGGATGGAGATGAGAAACCAGCCAAT GTTAATACTGGTAAGAAAAGACCCAGTACTGATGCAAAGACACCGCGTCCGAGAAGGCAAGGAAACCTACACCTCAGGAAACAG GAGAATGATGGAGTCAAAGCATTATTAGCAATCAACAACAAAACTAGGAAAGAAAACTCAATCGAAGATCTGAGCGATGAAATACTGCTTGAGATCTTATCCAGGTTGCCTCGTTATGTCACCGCACTTCGCTGCAAAACCGTGTCCAAACGCTGGTGCTCTTTAATCTCCGACCCCTCCTTTCCTGATCAAGGCTTCTCAATCCACCAAGAACAAGAACAACAGGAACAACAACCATGGACGTCATTAGAGATTCATGATTATCATCTTATAATGACCATCGTTGCACCACCGTTTTGCGAAAGTCTGCTTTGGTCTCCGTCTTTTTCTCTAAACCTCCTTCCGAATTCCAACGAAATCCATTCTACTTTTAGAGACCTGGTTTTGTACAGTAAACACGAGGGCTCAAAGGACGTAGGTCAGTACTACGTCAGCAACTTATTAACGAAACAATGGATTACTCTTCCTCCTTTTCCAACCAACGAAACACCCTCATGGGCCGGTCTAGTTGGCCGAAAAAAAGGGGCCGACTTTAGAGTTGTCGTTGCTCATTATTCCGTCTCTTCTAAACTTTATGATGACGAACATCCTTTAAAATTTGATAACCTGTTTATATACTTATCAGAGTCCGGGGAATGGAAAAGAGTAACTGTTGAAGTCGCTACCCACCCCGATTTTTTCGGTTATGGTAGTATTTGTGGTCCACGTTTCAGCAACGCATGCGCAGTCGTTTGTAAGAGTATGGTGTGCTTTTGTTGGTTAGGGTATTTTGGTGCCTTGGATCCGTTCCAAGTGACTCCTACTTCTGACAGGACTTTGACGGCAACGAAACTGCCATCCCCTCCAGTATCCGGAGGAAAATTACTAGAAAGCTGTGGAAAATTAATATCAATGAGTACTTCGCTTTCCCTCAACGGGTCAAATGGAAATCACGGTGACATTACCGTGGGATATCCATTTCTTGTGTGGAAACTTGATCTGAAATTCCTCGAGTCGATTGAAAATAGGAAAAATAATGTTGTTGAGTGGGAACTTGTATCGAAACttgaaggttgtattgctgatcAAGGATCATTGATAGAACAAGTCATTAGAGGCTTTGGATATGAATTCCTCAAATCGTTCGACGTGCACCCAAATAAAGAGCACTTGGTATACTTAACAATGTCGTCAATGCATGGTGAACGTGGTCGGTTATTGTTCATTTGCGATACTAGGCTAAAATGCTTGAAGGTTTTGCCACAATTACAGCCGTGCTGTAAGTTTTTTTTACCTTGTCATAGCCTTCTCCAAGGTTGGCCTACGCCTATTTCAATTCCAGAGCATCATCGGTAA
- the LOC141611169 gene encoding uncharacterized protein LOC141611169 isoform X3 translates to MDLSTSLSVVQTILTAIQTLGQLQSVCSISSCKSELDDLQNTVEIVRAVLMDADAKQDSLNCQEQVYVKELKDAVYDADDVLDEFLTLAKQKQLRGNKANSGKKRPSIDAKTPRPRRQGNLHLRKQRMGMSDSDDDVEDGDEKPANVNTGKKRPSTDAKTPRPRRQGNLHLRKQENDGVKALLAINNKTRKENSIEDLSDEILLEILSRLPRYVTALRCKTVSKRWCSLISDPSFPDQGFSIHQEQEQQEQQPWTSLEIHDYHLIMTIVAPPFCESLLWSPSFSLNLLPNSNEIHSTFRDLVLYSKHEGSKDVGQYYVSNLLTKQWITLPPFPTNETPSWAGLVGRKKGADFRVVVAHYSVSSKLYDDEHPLKFDNLFIYLSESGEWKRVTVEVATHPDFFGYGSICGPRFSNACAVVCKSMVCFCWLGYFGALDPFQVTPTSDRTLTATKLPSPPVSGGKLLESCGKLISMSTSLSLNGSNGNHGDITVGYPFLVWKLDLKFLESIENRKNNVVEWELVSKLEGCIADQGSLIEQVIRGFGYEFLKSFDVHPNKEHLVYLTMSSMHGERGRLLFICDTRLKCLKVLPQLQPCCKFFLPCHSLLQGWPTPISIPEHHR, encoded by the exons ATGGATCTGTCAACATCGTTGTCCGTAGTTCAAACTATCCTTACTGCAATCCAGACTTTGGGTCAGTTACAGTCAGTGTGTTCCATTTCTAGCTGCAAATCTGAGCTTGATGACCTCCAAAACACCGTTGAAATTGTCAGAGCTGTTCTTATGGACGCTGATGCCAAGCAGGACTCGCTTAACTGCCAGGAGCAGGTGTACGTCAAAGAGCTCAAAGATGCTGTTTACGACGCAGATGATGTGTTAGATGAGTTCCTCACCCTTGCCAAGCAGAAGCAACTTAGAGGCAACAAG GCTAATAGTGGTAAGAAAAGACCCAGTATTGATGCAAAGACACCGCGTCCGAGAAGGCAAGGAAACCTACACCTCAGGAAACAG AGGATGGGCATGAGCGACAGCGACGATGATGTTGAGGATGGAGATGAGAAACCAGCCAAT GTTAATACTGGTAAGAAAAGACCCAGTACTGATGCAAAGACACCGCGTCCGAGAAGGCAAGGAAACCTACACCTCAGGAAACAG GAGAATGATGGAGTCAAAGCATTATTAGCAATCAACAACAAAACTAGGAAAGAAAACTCAATCGAAGATCTGAGCGATGAAATACTGCTTGAGATCTTATCCAGGTTGCCTCGTTATGTCACCGCACTTCGCTGCAAAACCGTGTCCAAACGCTGGTGCTCTTTAATCTCCGACCCCTCCTTTCCTGATCAAGGCTTCTCAATCCACCAAGAACAAGAACAACAGGAACAACAACCATGGACGTCATTAGAGATTCATGATTATCATCTTATAATGACCATCGTTGCACCACCGTTTTGCGAAAGTCTGCTTTGGTCTCCGTCTTTTTCTCTAAACCTCCTTCCGAATTCCAACGAAATCCATTCTACTTTTAGAGACCTGGTTTTGTACAGTAAACACGAGGGCTCAAAGGACGTAGGTCAGTACTACGTCAGCAACTTATTAACGAAACAATGGATTACTCTTCCTCCTTTTCCAACCAACGAAACACCCTCATGGGCCGGTCTAGTTGGCCGAAAAAAAGGGGCCGACTTTAGAGTTGTCGTTGCTCATTATTCCGTCTCTTCTAAACTTTATGATGACGAACATCCTTTAAAATTTGATAACCTGTTTATATACTTATCAGAGTCCGGGGAATGGAAAAGAGTAACTGTTGAAGTCGCTACCCACCCCGATTTTTTCGGTTATGGTAGTATTTGTGGTCCACGTTTCAGCAACGCATGCGCAGTCGTTTGTAAGAGTATGGTGTGCTTTTGTTGGTTAGGGTATTTTGGTGCCTTGGATCCGTTCCAAGTGACTCCTACTTCTGACAGGACTTTGACGGCAACGAAACTGCCATCCCCTCCAGTATCCGGAGGAAAATTACTAGAAAGCTGTGGAAAATTAATATCAATGAGTACTTCGCTTTCCCTCAACGGGTCAAATGGAAATCACGGTGACATTACCGTGGGATATCCATTTCTTGTGTGGAAACTTGATCTGAAATTCCTCGAGTCGATTGAAAATAGGAAAAATAATGTTGTTGAGTGGGAACTTGTATCGAAACttgaaggttgtattgctgatcAAGGATCATTGATAGAACAAGTCATTAGAGGCTTTGGATATGAATTCCTCAAATCGTTCGACGTGCACCCAAATAAAGAGCACTTGGTATACTTAACAATGTCGTCAATGCATGGTGAACGTGGTCGGTTATTGTTCATTTGCGATACTAGGCTAAAATGCTTGAAGGTTTTGCCACAATTACAGCCGTGCTGTAAGTTTTTTTTACCTTGTCATAGCCTTCTCCAAGGTTGGCCTACGCCTATTTCAATTCCAGAGCATCATCGGTAA
- the LOC141611169 gene encoding uncharacterized protein LOC141611169 isoform X4 — translation MDLSTSLSVVQTILTAIQTLGQLQSVCSISSCKSELDDLQNTVEIVRAVLMDADAKQDSLNCQEQVYVKELKDAVYDADDVLDEFLTLAKQKQLRGNKRMGMSDSDDDVEDGDEKPANVNTGKKRPSTDAKTPRPRRQGNLHLRKQENDGVKALLAINNKTRKENSIEDLSDEILLEILSRLPRYVTALRCKTVSKRWCSLISDPSFPDQGFSIHQEQEQQEQQPWTSLEIHDYHLIMTIVAPPFCESLLWSPSFSLNLLPNSNEIHSTFRDLVLYSKHEGSKDVGQYYVSNLLTKQWITLPPFPTNETPSWAGLVGRKKGADFRVVVAHYSVSSKLYDDEHPLKFDNLFIYLSESGEWKRVTVEVATHPDFFGYGSICGPRFSNACAVVCKSMVCFCWLGYFGALDPFQVTPTSDRTLTATKLPSPPVSGGKLLESCGKLISMSTSLSLNGSNGNHGDITVGYPFLVWKLDLKFLESIENRKNNVVEWELVSKLEGCIADQGSLIEQVIRGFGYEFLKSFDVHPNKEHLVYLTMSSMHGERGRLLFICDTRLKCLKVLPQLQPCCKFFLPCHSLLQGWPTPISIPEHHR, via the exons ATGGATCTGTCAACATCGTTGTCCGTAGTTCAAACTATCCTTACTGCAATCCAGACTTTGGGTCAGTTACAGTCAGTGTGTTCCATTTCTAGCTGCAAATCTGAGCTTGATGACCTCCAAAACACCGTTGAAATTGTCAGAGCTGTTCTTATGGACGCTGATGCCAAGCAGGACTCGCTTAACTGCCAGGAGCAGGTGTACGTCAAAGAGCTCAAAGATGCTGTTTACGACGCAGATGATGTGTTAGATGAGTTCCTCACCCTTGCCAAGCAGAAGCAACTTAGAGGCAACAAG AGGATGGGCATGAGCGACAGCGACGATGATGTTGAGGATGGAGATGAGAAACCAGCCAAT GTTAATACTGGTAAGAAAAGACCCAGTACTGATGCAAAGACACCGCGTCCGAGAAGGCAAGGAAACCTACACCTCAGGAAACAG GAGAATGATGGAGTCAAAGCATTATTAGCAATCAACAACAAAACTAGGAAAGAAAACTCAATCGAAGATCTGAGCGATGAAATACTGCTTGAGATCTTATCCAGGTTGCCTCGTTATGTCACCGCACTTCGCTGCAAAACCGTGTCCAAACGCTGGTGCTCTTTAATCTCCGACCCCTCCTTTCCTGATCAAGGCTTCTCAATCCACCAAGAACAAGAACAACAGGAACAACAACCATGGACGTCATTAGAGATTCATGATTATCATCTTATAATGACCATCGTTGCACCACCGTTTTGCGAAAGTCTGCTTTGGTCTCCGTCTTTTTCTCTAAACCTCCTTCCGAATTCCAACGAAATCCATTCTACTTTTAGAGACCTGGTTTTGTACAGTAAACACGAGGGCTCAAAGGACGTAGGTCAGTACTACGTCAGCAACTTATTAACGAAACAATGGATTACTCTTCCTCCTTTTCCAACCAACGAAACACCCTCATGGGCCGGTCTAGTTGGCCGAAAAAAAGGGGCCGACTTTAGAGTTGTCGTTGCTCATTATTCCGTCTCTTCTAAACTTTATGATGACGAACATCCTTTAAAATTTGATAACCTGTTTATATACTTATCAGAGTCCGGGGAATGGAAAAGAGTAACTGTTGAAGTCGCTACCCACCCCGATTTTTTCGGTTATGGTAGTATTTGTGGTCCACGTTTCAGCAACGCATGCGCAGTCGTTTGTAAGAGTATGGTGTGCTTTTGTTGGTTAGGGTATTTTGGTGCCTTGGATCCGTTCCAAGTGACTCCTACTTCTGACAGGACTTTGACGGCAACGAAACTGCCATCCCCTCCAGTATCCGGAGGAAAATTACTAGAAAGCTGTGGAAAATTAATATCAATGAGTACTTCGCTTTCCCTCAACGGGTCAAATGGAAATCACGGTGACATTACCGTGGGATATCCATTTCTTGTGTGGAAACTTGATCTGAAATTCCTCGAGTCGATTGAAAATAGGAAAAATAATGTTGTTGAGTGGGAACTTGTATCGAAACttgaaggttgtattgctgatcAAGGATCATTGATAGAACAAGTCATTAGAGGCTTTGGATATGAATTCCTCAAATCGTTCGACGTGCACCCAAATAAAGAGCACTTGGTATACTTAACAATGTCGTCAATGCATGGTGAACGTGGTCGGTTATTGTTCATTTGCGATACTAGGCTAAAATGCTTGAAGGTTTTGCCACAATTACAGCCGTGCTGTAAGTTTTTTTTACCTTGTCATAGCCTTCTCCAAGGTTGGCCTACGCCTATTTCAATTCCAGAGCATCATCGGTAA
- the LOC141611169 gene encoding uncharacterized protein LOC141611169 isoform X5 has product MDLSTTLSLVQTILAAIQTLGQLQAVCSVSNCKSELDDLQNTVQTVRAVLEDADAKQDLLSSQDKNYIQELKDAVYDADDVFDEFLTLSKQKQLKHNKRMGMSDSDDDVEDGDEKPANVNTGKKRPSTDAKTPRPRRQGNLHLRKQENDGVKALLAINNKTRKENSIEDLSDEILLEILSRLPRYVTALRCKTVSKRWCSLISDPSFPDQGFSIHQEQEQQEQQPWTSLEIHDYHLIMTIVAPPFCESLLWSPSFSLNLLPNSNEIHSTFRDLVLYSKHEGSKDVGQYYVSNLLTKQWITLPPFPTNETPSWAGLVGRKKGADFRVVVAHYSVSSKLYDDEHPLKFDNLFIYLSESGEWKRVTVEVATHPDFFGYGSICGPRFSNACAVVCKSMVCFCWLGYFGALDPFQVTPTSDRTLTATKLPSPPVSGGKLLESCGKLISMSTSLSLNGSNGNHGDITVGYPFLVWKLDLKFLESIENRKNNVVEWELVSKLEGCIADQGSLIEQVIRGFGYEFLKSFDVHPNKEHLVYLTMSSMHGERGRLLFICDTRLKCLKVLPQLQPCCKFFLPCHSLLQGWPTPISIPEHHR; this is encoded by the exons ATGGACTTGTCAACAACGCTGTCATTAGTTCAAACTATACTTGCTGCTATCCAAACTTTGGGTCAGCTGCAAGCGGTGTGCTCCGTTTCTAATTGCAAATCCGAGCTTGATGACCTTCAAAACACCGTCCAAACCGTCAGAGCTGTTCTTGAGGATGCTGATGCCAAGCAGGATTTGCTCAGCAGCCAGGACAAGAATTACATCCAAGAACTCAAAGATGCTGTTTACGATGCGGACGATGTTTTCGATGAGTTCCTAACTCTTTCCAAGCAGAAGCAACTCAAACACAACAAG AGGATGGGCATGAGCGACAGCGACGATGATGTTGAGGATGGAGATGAGAAACCAGCCAAT GTTAATACTGGTAAGAAAAGACCCAGTACTGATGCAAAGACACCGCGTCCGAGAAGGCAAGGAAACCTACACCTCAGGAAACAG GAGAATGATGGAGTCAAAGCATTATTAGCAATCAACAACAAAACTAGGAAAGAAAACTCAATCGAAGATCTGAGCGATGAAATACTGCTTGAGATCTTATCCAGGTTGCCTCGTTATGTCACCGCACTTCGCTGCAAAACCGTGTCCAAACGCTGGTGCTCTTTAATCTCCGACCCCTCCTTTCCTGATCAAGGCTTCTCAATCCACCAAGAACAAGAACAACAGGAACAACAACCATGGACGTCATTAGAGATTCATGATTATCATCTTATAATGACCATCGTTGCACCACCGTTTTGCGAAAGTCTGCTTTGGTCTCCGTCTTTTTCTCTAAACCTCCTTCCGAATTCCAACGAAATCCATTCTACTTTTAGAGACCTGGTTTTGTACAGTAAACACGAGGGCTCAAAGGACGTAGGTCAGTACTACGTCAGCAACTTATTAACGAAACAATGGATTACTCTTCCTCCTTTTCCAACCAACGAAACACCCTCATGGGCCGGTCTAGTTGGCCGAAAAAAAGGGGCCGACTTTAGAGTTGTCGTTGCTCATTATTCCGTCTCTTCTAAACTTTATGATGACGAACATCCTTTAAAATTTGATAACCTGTTTATATACTTATCAGAGTCCGGGGAATGGAAAAGAGTAACTGTTGAAGTCGCTACCCACCCCGATTTTTTCGGTTATGGTAGTATTTGTGGTCCACGTTTCAGCAACGCATGCGCAGTCGTTTGTAAGAGTATGGTGTGCTTTTGTTGGTTAGGGTATTTTGGTGCCTTGGATCCGTTCCAAGTGACTCCTACTTCTGACAGGACTTTGACGGCAACGAAACTGCCATCCCCTCCAGTATCCGGAGGAAAATTACTAGAAAGCTGTGGAAAATTAATATCAATGAGTACTTCGCTTTCCCTCAACGGGTCAAATGGAAATCACGGTGACATTACCGTGGGATATCCATTTCTTGTGTGGAAACTTGATCTGAAATTCCTCGAGTCGATTGAAAATAGGAAAAATAATGTTGTTGAGTGGGAACTTGTATCGAAACttgaaggttgtattgctgatcAAGGATCATTGATAGAACAAGTCATTAGAGGCTTTGGATATGAATTCCTCAAATCGTTCGACGTGCACCCAAATAAAGAGCACTTGGTATACTTAACAATGTCGTCAATGCATGGTGAACGTGGTCGGTTATTGTTCATTTGCGATACTAGGCTAAAATGCTTGAAGGTTTTGCCACAATTACAGCCGTGCTGTAAGTTTTTTTTACCTTGTCATAGCCTTCTCCAAGGTTGGCCTACGCCTATTTCAATTCCAGAGCATCATCGGTAA